The Streptomyces sp. NBC_00162 genome window below encodes:
- a CDS encoding DUF6215 domain-containing protein, which produces MRVRENSRRDEDRADRLAACSSQDQDLSAGYVSGAQLCTALNRPDPPALLGTPEEHALGADGGVSWFSPVGGAGKIAPQAKVQLQTYSVQLSASYDRLPVAETADLLGFTAQKTTVLGRPAASPAAWWSRRTRRTAAVPSRS; this is translated from the coding sequence ATGCGGGTCCGGGAGAATTCCCGACGCGACGAGGACCGCGCCGACCGGCTGGCCGCTTGCTCGAGCCAGGACCAGGACCTGTCGGCGGGGTACGTCTCGGGAGCGCAGCTGTGTACGGCGCTGAACCGCCCGGATCCTCCGGCGCTCCTCGGAACACCGGAGGAACACGCGCTGGGCGCCGACGGCGGCGTGTCCTGGTTCAGCCCGGTCGGCGGCGCAGGCAAGATCGCCCCCCAGGCGAAGGTCCAGCTCCAGACCTATTCTGTGCAGCTCTCGGCGTCGTACGACCGTCTACCGGTCGCCGAGACGGCCGACTTGCTGGGCTTCACCGCGCAGAAGACAACGGTTCTGGGACGCCCGGCGGCATCGCCCGCAGCCTGGTGGTCGCGAAGGACGCGCAGGACGGCGGCGGTTCCTTCGAGGTCGTGA